The Streptococcus pantholopis genome has a segment encoding these proteins:
- a CDS encoding Gfo/Idh/MocA family protein encodes MRLTIVGSGMIVSDFLSIITDLPEIQLESLVGTKRSWETLQAMKAEYGFRYCYTDAEEAFAKDSSDTAYIAVPNHLHYRFSKLALEAGKNVICEKPFTLKADELRHLKVLAEEKGLILLEAITNQYLGNYAYIKETLPTLGDLKLVECNYSQYSSRYDAFKQGTVLPAFDREKGGGALMDINIYNIHFVVGLLGKPTAVYYYPNIERGIDTSGILILDYDSTKAVCIGAKDSESEIRTTLQGNKGALVVNGATNTLPSLTLSYHKSRPQEKNNNHHPHRMYSEFKQFIKVIAEGDLAFAREQLEHSLIVMEVLEEARNSMAVMKES; translated from the coding sequence ATGCGTTTAACGATTGTTGGTTCAGGGATGATTGTTTCTGATTTTTTGAGTATTATAACGGATTTGCCTGAGATTCAGCTGGAATCACTGGTTGGAACAAAGCGCAGTTGGGAGACGCTGCAGGCCATGAAGGCGGAATATGGTTTTAGATACTGTTATACTGATGCTGAGGAGGCCTTTGCCAAAGACAGTTCAGATACGGCTTATATCGCTGTCCCCAATCATTTGCACTACCGCTTCAGTAAATTGGCTTTAGAGGCCGGGAAAAATGTGATTTGTGAGAAACCTTTTACCCTTAAAGCAGATGAATTAAGACATTTAAAAGTCTTAGCGGAAGAAAAAGGGCTTATATTGCTGGAAGCCATTACTAACCAATATTTAGGCAATTATGCTTATATTAAAGAAACGCTGCCGACCTTGGGTGATTTAAAGCTGGTTGAATGCAATTACTCTCAGTACTCATCCCGCTATGATGCCTTTAAACAAGGGACAGTCCTGCCGGCTTTTGACCGGGAAAAAGGGGGCGGCGCTCTCATGGATATTAACATCTATAATATCCATTTTGTTGTCGGTCTGCTTGGCAAGCCGACAGCGGTCTATTATTATCCTAATATTGAGCGGGGAATCGATACTTCCGGTATTTTGATTTTAGATTATGACAGCACTAAGGCTGTTTGCATTGGCGCCAAAGATTCTGAATCGGAGATTCGGACCACTCTTCAAGGCAATAAAGGCGCTTTAGTTGTTAATGGTGCAACCAACACTCTTCCAAGCTTAACGTTAAGCTATCATAAGAGCCGTCCTCAGGAAAAAAATAACAATCACCACCCGCACCGTATGTACAGCGAGTTTAAGCAGTTTATCAAAGTTATTGCAGAAGGGGACTTGGCCTTTGCGCGTGAGCAGTTGGAGCACAGCCTGATTGTTATGGAAGTCCTTGAAGAAGCAAGGAACAGTATGGCAGTAATGAAGGAGAGCTAA
- a CDS encoding TatD family hydrolase, which translates to MTAYRIFDTHTHLNVPQFEGREQEEIAFARELGVTRVNVVGFDRPTITKALELADRFPEVYATIGWHPTEAGSYNQEAEDFLLASLQHPKVLALGEIGLDYHWMEDPKEVQKRVFKRQIQLSKDCGLPFVVHTRDALDDTYELIKEAGVGPKGGIMHSYSGSLAMAEKFVDLGLMISFSGVVTFKKALEVQEAARELPLDKILIETDAPYLAPVPKRGKENRTAYTRYVADKIAELRGLTGEEAAEATYQNAVRVFGFEQ; encoded by the coding sequence ATGACAGCATACCGTATCTTTGATACCCATACACATTTGAATGTCCCGCAGTTCGAGGGCAGGGAGCAGGAAGAAATTGCTTTTGCGCGTGAGCTTGGGGTGACAAGGGTGAATGTTGTGGGTTTTGACCGGCCGACAATCACTAAGGCACTTGAATTAGCTGATAGGTTCCCCGAAGTATATGCAACGATCGGCTGGCATCCGACAGAAGCAGGATCCTATAATCAGGAAGCTGAGGATTTCCTCTTAGCCAGTCTTCAACACCCTAAAGTGCTTGCTCTTGGCGAAATTGGGCTTGATTATCATTGGATGGAAGACCCTAAAGAAGTCCAAAAAAGGGTTTTTAAACGCCAGATTCAGCTGTCCAAGGACTGCGGTCTGCCTTTTGTCGTCCATACACGTGATGCGCTGGACGATACTTATGAGCTTATCAAAGAAGCAGGTGTCGGTCCCAAGGGCGGAATTATGCATTCTTATTCCGGTTCGCTTGCCATGGCAGAAAAATTTGTTGATTTGGGTCTGATGATTTCTTTTTCTGGTGTTGTGACTTTCAAAAAAGCACTGGAAGTTCAGGAAGCAGCCAGAGAGCTGCCCTTAGATAAAATTTTGATTGAAACCGATGCGCCCTACCTCGCCCCTGTACCTAAGCGCGGTAAAGAAAACCGGACCGCTTATACCCGTTATGTAGCAGATAAAATTGCAGAACTTCGCGGTTTGACAGGAGAAGAAGCGGCAGAAGCGACCTATCAAAATGCAGTGAGGGTGTTTGGCTTTGAACAGTAA
- the rnmV gene encoding ribonuclease M5, with the protein MNSKLTIQEVLVVEGKDDTVNLRRFYDVDTYETRGSALTDADLERLERLNDLRGIIVFTDPDYSGECIRKRIMQAIPTAKHAFLNPDEAKPKSKSKGRSLGVEHAGFDALQKALAGVVGCFDDDNHFDISKADLIRLGLLTRTDSRRRREFLGQQLRIGYTNGKQLLKRLELFGITLEDVEKAMEKYRD; encoded by the coding sequence TTGAACAGTAAACTAACGATTCAGGAAGTCCTTGTTGTAGAAGGCAAAGATGATACGGTTAATTTGCGCCGTTTTTATGATGTTGATACCTATGAAACAAGGGGCTCAGCCCTTACGGATGCGGATTTGGAGCGGCTGGAGCGTCTCAATGACCTGCGGGGTATTATTGTCTTTACGGATCCTGACTACAGCGGGGAATGTATCCGTAAACGTATTATGCAGGCCATCCCAACTGCTAAACATGCTTTTCTCAATCCCGATGAAGCTAAGCCCAAGTCCAAAAGCAAAGGTCGCTCTCTCGGTGTAGAGCATGCCGGTTTTGATGCTTTGCAAAAAGCTCTCGCTGGTGTGGTCGGCTGTTTCGATGATGATAATCACTTTGATATCAGCAAAGCCGATCTTATAAGACTGGGTCTGCTTACGAGGACCGACAGCCGCAGGCGGCGGGAATTTCTTGGACAGCAGCTGCGCATCGGCTATACTAACGGCAAGCAGCTGCTTAAACGTCTAGAGTTGTTCGGCATCACCCTGGAAGATGTCGAAAAAGCGATGGAGAAGTATAGAGATTAA
- a CDS encoding HIT family protein, which translates to MCLICERIDWIKKGENQYFVKEFETGYVVIGDYQYFKGYTLFLCKCHVSDLHDLPQQFRVRHLSEMALVSGAVSNAFSADKMNIESLGNGESHLHWHLFPRKKGDLGRYGQQGRGPVWWLPFDKMYAEHARPTALELKELKEKLLEKL; encoded by the coding sequence ATGTGTCTTATTTGTGAACGAATTGATTGGATAAAAAAAGGGGAAAATCAATATTTTGTAAAAGAATTTGAAACAGGCTATGTAGTCATTGGTGATTATCAGTATTTCAAAGGCTATACCCTTTTTCTTTGTAAATGTCATGTTTCAGATTTGCATGATTTGCCGCAGCAGTTTCGTGTTCGGCATCTATCTGAAATGGCGCTTGTGTCCGGAGCCGTCAGCAACGCCTTTTCAGCTGATAAAATGAATATTGAGAGCCTTGGCAATGGGGAAAGTCATTTACATTGGCATCTTTTTCCGAGAAAAAAAGGCGATTTAGGCCGCTACGGGCAGCAGGGAAGAGGTCCAGTATGGTGGCTGCCTTTTGATAAGATGTATGCAGAACATGCCAGACCGACAGCGTTAGAGCTTAAAGAATTAAAGGAAAAATTATTAGAAAAGCTGTAA
- a CDS encoding ketopantoate reductase family protein has product MSRYLIYGAGTIGLTLAWLLSPYNDVDVLVRKPLTKPVSLAVKDLRQKAKVYEKKTFQPKTVLEYKKTYDCVLVTVNRYQLHEILPVLSAKQGLTKGFIFIQNHWNLINELKGCLPKEKIMAAFPSNIGGGRDQKGLEVILFDEAVRLGGFNKKLIQTFRNDLHQAGVKTAYDKNIFAWLKVHYLQQSITAGALLEKKDFQTLAQDRQALQRMVRALREGVDVCYRLEPATRRIGITKMIRLPITCVTAVLQKLFLNQNTQEMVRNHMKQGLSEWIYGYQEVLADGLEAGLEMTYWKSYQTGLENYLRNERRN; this is encoded by the coding sequence ATGAGCAGATATTTAATTTACGGGGCAGGAACGATTGGTTTAACGCTTGCTTGGCTATTATCTCCCTATAATGATGTTGACGTCCTAGTCAGGAAGCCCTTAACCAAGCCGGTCAGTCTGGCGGTCAAAGACTTGCGGCAGAAAGCAAAGGTTTATGAAAAGAAAACTTTTCAGCCAAAGACTGTCTTAGAATATAAAAAAACTTATGATTGTGTTCTGGTGACAGTCAATCGTTATCAGCTTCACGAAATTCTGCCTGTCTTATCTGCTAAACAAGGCTTGACCAAAGGATTCATTTTTATACAAAATCATTGGAATTTAATAAATGAATTAAAGGGCTGTTTGCCAAAAGAGAAAATAATGGCAGCTTTTCCTTCGAATATTGGCGGCGGCAGAGACCAAAAAGGACTGGAGGTCATTCTTTTTGATGAAGCCGTACGGTTAGGCGGTTTTAACAAAAAGCTTATTCAGACCTTCCGCAATGATTTGCATCAGGCAGGGGTGAAAACAGCATATGATAAAAATATTTTTGCTTGGCTGAAAGTGCATTATTTACAACAATCTATTACTGCGGGTGCTTTATTAGAGAAAAAGGATTTTCAAACCTTAGCTCAGGATAGACAGGCTCTGCAAAGAATGGTGAGAGCCTTGCGGGAAGGCGTTGATGTGTGCTATCGCTTAGAACCTGCCACCCGCAGAATTGGCATAACCAAAATGATTAGATTACCTATTACTTGTGTGACGGCGGTCCTTCAAAAATTATTTTTGAATCAGAATACACAGGAAATGGTCAGGAATCATATGAAACAAGGCTTATCTGAGTGGATTTACGGCTATCAAGAAGTGCTGGCAGATGGTCTGGAAGCAGGACTTGAAATGACCTATTGGAAAAGTTATCAAACTGGCCTAGAAAACTATCTTAGGAATGAAAGGAGAAATTAA
- a CDS encoding DUF1697 domain-containing protein, whose product MPLALLRGVMPVGSNRIPKMAYLREILTASELQSIQTYIQSGNIIFETSQSDNEASRLIHETIKEKIGADLAVIIKESAQFERAVFENPFSSGYDSIRVHLVFTNDDLPAAKCQELTVKDFGDEELTLGSECFCMYLPRTAQKKRLTTNYLEKQLGIKATMRKLSLAAKLSQFSCR is encoded by the coding sequence ATGCCACTTGCTTTGCTTCGCGGTGTTATGCCAGTTGGTTCCAATAGAATTCCCAAAATGGCTTATTTGAGAGAGATTCTGACAGCTTCTGAGCTGCAGTCTATTCAAACCTATATTCAAAGTGGAAATATCATCTTTGAAACAAGTCAGTCTGACAATGAAGCAAGCCGGCTTATTCATGAGACAATTAAAGAAAAAATCGGCGCTGACTTAGCCGTCATCATTAAGGAGTCGGCGCAGTTTGAGAGAGCTGTATTTGAAAATCCTTTTAGCTCTGGCTATGACAGCATCAGGGTCCATCTGGTTTTTACCAATGATGACTTGCCTGCAGCCAAATGCCAAGAGCTGACAGTCAAAGACTTTGGAGATGAAGAACTGACTCTAGGCAGTGAGTGCTTCTGCATGTATCTGCCAAGAACTGCCCAAAAGAAGCGCCTGACTACTAATTATTTGGAGAAACAGCTCGGTATCAAAGCGACAATGAGAAAACTGAGCCTAGCCGCAAAACTTAGTCAATTCTCTTGCAGATAA
- a CDS encoding methyltransferase family protein, whose amino-acid sequence MPAIVLLLPFLLIRFGLLSFLSKSALARAAHFAPMANGEKAAYYIYQSANLAILGTAFFVKIKLDFSWLTFAGIIFYGLGLILCAAAMLDFAGASGTTFCTRGLYSLSRHPMYLAYFVCFLGIAGLTKSVLFLVCVLVFQVSVHWIILAEERECLAAFGETYRAYCKKVRRYL is encoded by the coding sequence ATGCCAGCGATTGTTCTTTTGCTCCCTTTTTTGCTCATCAGATTTGGCTTGCTGTCATTTTTAAGCAAATCTGCTTTGGCGCGTGCTGCACATTTTGCCCCGATGGCAAATGGTGAAAAAGCAGCTTACTATATTTACCAATCAGCTAATCTGGCCATTTTAGGGACTGCCTTTTTCGTGAAGATTAAGCTGGATTTTTCCTGGCTCACTTTTGCTGGCATTATTTTTTATGGTTTAGGTTTAATCCTTTGCGCTGCAGCTATGCTTGATTTTGCTGGGGCAAGCGGCACGACCTTCTGTACAAGAGGACTTTATTCCTTATCCCGTCATCCCATGTACTTAGCCTATTTTGTCTGCTTTCTGGGAATAGCCGGCTTAACAAAGTCTGTTTTGTTTCTGGTCTGTGTTTTGGTCTTTCAAGTGTCGGTCCATTGGATTATTCTGGCCGAAGAAAGAGAATGTTTGGCAGCGTTTGGCGAGACATATCGAGCTTACTGTAAAAAGGTGAGACGCTATCTCTAA
- a CDS encoding SDR family NAD(P)-dependent oxidoreductase has protein sequence MKRTIITGGNSGIGYQAAKQLVQKGWQVTLFCRNERRAKEACRKITEETGSGQVDYKLADLADIRSVRQAAAAYLEQNRSLDVLINNAADFDLSVKKRVLTRDGLEKQFATNVLAPYLLSELLLPALEESSDGRILNISSKGLIMYPRISLDFDNLNGEKSYSPSKTYYQNKLALLMLSLYQREQYPKVSVQAVRVTNVKLDISRYPNLTPVMKAVYRLKSRFSIPAEKMAEVYTALASEAGFDGFLYDEHCKEVKANRSAYNKTEQERLYRLLGELARR, from the coding sequence ATGAAAAGGACGATTATTACAGGAGGCAACAGCGGTATCGGCTATCAAGCAGCCAAACAGCTGGTTCAAAAAGGCTGGCAGGTTACTCTCTTTTGCCGCAATGAACGGCGTGCTAAGGAGGCTTGCCGGAAAATCACGGAAGAAACGGGCAGCGGACAGGTTGATTACAAGCTTGCCGATTTAGCGGATATAAGGAGCGTTCGCCAAGCAGCGGCGGCCTATCTGGAACAAAATCGGTCGCTGGATGTGCTGATTAATAATGCTGCTGATTTTGACCTCTCTGTCAAAAAACGGGTTCTGACCAGAGACGGTCTGGAAAAACAGTTTGCGACCAACGTCCTTGCCCCCTATTTATTGTCAGAGCTCTTGCTGCCTGCTTTAGAGGAGTCCTCTGACGGACGGATATTAAACATCTCTTCCAAGGGTTTGATAATGTACCCTAGAATAAGTCTGGACTTTGATAATCTGAACGGAGAAAAATCCTACTCTCCATCAAAAACTTACTATCAAAATAAACTGGCTCTCCTGATGCTGTCTCTCTATCAAAGAGAGCAGTACCCGAAAGTCAGTGTTCAGGCTGTCCGTGTGACCAATGTAAAGCTTGATATTTCACGCTATCCTAATCTCACACCTGTCATGAAGGCAGTTTACCGGCTGAAATCAAGATTTTCAATACCAGCAGAAAAGATGGCAGAAGTTTATACAGCCTTAGCCAGTGAGGCTGGTTTTGACGGCTTTTTATATGATGAACACTGTAAAGAGGTCAAAGCCAACCGTTCTGCTTATAATAAAACCGAACAGGAAAGGCTATACCGGCTGCTGGGGGAGTTGGCCCGGCGTTAA
- the rsmA gene encoding 16S rRNA (adenine(1518)-N(6)/adenine(1519)-N(6))-dimethyltransferase RsmA, translated as MRIADYSVTRAVLERHGFTFKKSFGQNFLTDSNILQKIVDTAEINQDVNVIEIGPGIGALTEFLAEQAAEVMAFEIDDRLIPILADTLRDFDNVQIINEDILKSDLQAHIEAFADPSLPIKVVANLPYYITTPILMHLIESRIPFVEFVVMMQKEVADRISAGPRTKAYGSLSIAVQYYMMAKLAFVVPKTVFVPAPNVDSAILKMTRRQEPLVEVKDEDFFFRLTKIAFAHRRKTLWNNLISYFGKSEETKAQLKDSLERAGISPSVRGETLSISDFAALADALKGSGL; from the coding sequence ATGAGAATAGCAGATTACAGTGTAACCCGTGCTGTTTTAGAGCGCCATGGTTTCACCTTTAAAAAATCCTTTGGTCAGAACTTTTTGACCGACAGCAATATTTTGCAAAAAATTGTCGATACGGCAGAGATTAATCAAGATGTCAATGTGATTGAAATCGGTCCCGGCATTGGAGCTCTGACCGAGTTTTTAGCCGAACAGGCAGCCGAGGTCATGGCCTTTGAAATCGATGACCGCTTGATACCGATTTTGGCAGATACTTTGAGAGATTTTGACAATGTCCAAATCATCAACGAGGATATTCTCAAGTCTGATTTACAGGCGCACATCGAGGCTTTTGCTGATCCTAGTCTGCCCATCAAGGTGGTGGCCAATCTGCCTTATTACATCACGACACCTATCCTCATGCACCTGATTGAGAGCAGAATTCCTTTTGTCGAGTTTGTGGTCATGATGCAAAAAGAAGTGGCCGACCGTATTTCTGCCGGGCCCCGCACCAAAGCCTACGGTTCCTTATCCATTGCTGTTCAGTATTATATGATGGCAAAACTGGCTTTTGTTGTGCCAAAGACAGTCTTTGTTCCTGCGCCCAATGTGGACTCTGCCATTCTTAAAATGACACGTCGACAGGAGCCGTTAGTTGAGGTGAAAGATGAGGATTTCTTTTTTCGCCTAACTAAGATTGCCTTTGCCCATCGCCGCAAAACCCTCTGGAACAACCTCATCAGTTATTTTGGCAAATCAGAAGAAACTAAGGCCCAATTGAAAGACAGTTTAGAAAGAGCCGGTATTTCGCCTTCTGTCCGCGGTGAAACTCTCTCTATTTCAGACTTTGCGGCCTTGGCTGATGCGCTTAAGGGTTCAGGTCTATGA
- a CDS encoding TrkA C-terminal domain-containing protein, with the protein MPNRKIVKTAKFQKIAVEVAKKIAIGDYSVGEKIKSRSTLAATFGVSPETTRRALNILADLHIVALKHGSGAIVLSKEKAIEFVEDFDNTNDIEIQKERILKKIDEQEKNLLELKGLVSVYLDQSKLVNKKYPLDPYGLRLDADSELVGLQVQEAQIWHKIGAVLVAIERNNELLLAPSPYQRLQEDDLIYFIGEEASYTRMAEVFHLKK; encoded by the coding sequence ATGCCTAATCGTAAAATTGTAAAAACAGCAAAATTTCAAAAAATTGCTGTTGAAGTTGCTAAAAAAATCGCCATTGGCGATTACTCTGTCGGCGAAAAAATCAAATCACGCTCCACTCTGGCCGCTACTTTCGGTGTTTCACCTGAGACAACCAGACGGGCTCTTAACATTTTAGCTGACCTGCATATCGTCGCTTTGAAACATGGAAGCGGTGCCATTGTCCTCTCCAAGGAAAAAGCGATAGAATTTGTTGAAGACTTTGATAATACAAATGATATTGAAATACAAAAAGAACGCATTCTTAAAAAAATTGATGAACAAGAAAAAAATCTTTTAGAACTCAAAGGCTTGGTGTCAGTCTATTTGGATCAATCCAAGCTGGTCAATAAAAAGTACCCGCTCGATCCTTATGGCTTAAGATTGGATGCTGATTCAGAGCTCGTCGGGCTGCAGGTCCAGGAAGCTCAGATTTGGCACAAAATCGGTGCTGTCCTTGTTGCTATAGAAAGAAATAATGAGCTTCTCTTAGCACCAAGCCCCTACCAGCGGCTGCAGGAGGACGATCTGATTTATTTTATCGGTGAAGAAGCAAGCTACACTCGAATGGCTGAGGTTTTTCACTTAAAAAAATAA
- a CDS encoding GlsB/YeaQ/YmgE family stress response membrane protein translates to MIMLWSIIVGALIGLAAGALTKKGGSMGWIANIAAGLIGSALGQTLFGSWGPSLAGMALIPSIIGAVIVVAIAAFFLDRAR, encoded by the coding sequence ATGATTATGTTATGGTCAATTATTGTAGGTGCTTTGATAGGTCTTGCGGCCGGTGCCCTTACTAAAAAAGGCGGCTCTATGGGTTGGATAGCGAACATCGCTGCCGGTCTGATCGGATCGGCTCTTGGGCAGACTCTGTTTGGAAGCTGGGGACCTAGCTTAGCAGGGATGGCATTGATTCCATCGATAATAGGCGCGGTTATTGTCGTTGCTATAGCAGCCTTTTTCTTAGATCGTGCGAGGTAG
- the amaP gene encoding alkaline shock response membrane anchor protein AmaP: protein MNKLVKMFFILTGLILLALLGAGAVHYGSLAALPDGFKELVRFFRLTPFWERALSPYFFWLAFAAMIFVFVVTVILALYPRTYTEIELEDSQPGKLKLKKSALESYVRTIVEEEGVMKAPNVSAKLYKNKFKIRISGKIVPRVNVTEKVTELKKAIRTGLDTFFGIKNKVDYRIDINHIETREQSLSQRVK, encoded by the coding sequence ATGAACAAACTGGTAAAAATGTTTTTCATTTTGACCGGCCTCATTCTTCTGGCATTATTAGGCGCAGGAGCTGTCCATTACGGCAGCTTAGCTGCGCTGCCTGATGGCTTCAAAGAATTAGTCCGTTTCTTTAGGCTAACCCCTTTCTGGGAGAGAGCTCTCTCGCCTTACTTTTTCTGGCTTGCGTTTGCTGCTATGATATTTGTTTTTGTAGTTACAGTAATTCTTGCTCTCTATCCGAGAACCTATACAGAAATTGAATTGGAAGATAGTCAGCCCGGGAAGCTCAAACTTAAAAAGTCCGCTTTAGAAAGTTATGTACGGACTATTGTTGAAGAAGAAGGTGTGATGAAGGCTCCCAATGTGTCAGCTAAGCTGTATAAAAATAAGTTTAAAATAAGGATTTCCGGGAAAATTGTTCCGCGTGTTAATGTAACAGAGAAAGTGACTGAGTTAAAAAAAGCAATTCGCACAGGCTTGGATACTTTCTTTGGGATTAAAAATAAGGTGGATTACCGCATTGACATCAATCATATTGAAACTAGGGAACAATCCCTGTCTCAACGTGTTAAATAG
- a CDS encoding DUF2273 domain-containing protein, whose amino-acid sequence MDFIKLFKQYRYPIIGGLTGLLLALLLVNYGLLKTLVILIFVTAGVYASAYLKKTGLLDNLK is encoded by the coding sequence ATGGATTTTATAAAACTATTTAAACAGTACCGCTACCCTATTATCGGCGGTCTAACAGGATTGCTTCTTGCTCTGCTGCTGGTCAATTATGGCTTGTTGAAGACGCTAGTTATCCTAATTTTTGTAACAGCAGGGGTATATGCTTCTGCTTACCTGAAAAAAACAGGTTTGTTGGATAATTTGAAATAG
- a CDS encoding Asp23/Gls24 family envelope stress response protein has product MAGIKSEMAIKGELTYADKVIEKIVGLALETVDGLLAADGGFLANVKDKLINTDTVTDGIHVEIGRKQVAVDLSVVVQYQKHVPTVFENIKAVIAEEIKRMTGLEVVEVNVSVADIKTYQQYENDKVSLQDRLADAAQTTGDFASKQYTKLAKEAESVSDGPRVR; this is encoded by the coding sequence ATGGCTGGAATAAAATCTGAAATGGCAATTAAAGGGGAACTGACCTATGCCGATAAAGTGATCGAAAAAATAGTTGGTCTGGCTTTAGAAACAGTTGATGGTCTGTTAGCAGCAGACGGCGGTTTTTTAGCTAATGTGAAAGATAAGCTTATTAATACCGATACAGTAACAGACGGTATTCATGTGGAAATCGGCCGAAAACAGGTAGCTGTTGACTTATCTGTTGTTGTTCAATATCAAAAGCATGTTCCGACAGTTTTTGAAAATATTAAGGCAGTTATTGCAGAAGAAATCAAACGGATGACAGGGCTGGAAGTGGTGGAAGTTAATGTCAGCGTAGCTGACATCAAGACTTATCAACAGTACGAGAATGACAAAGTGAGTCTGCAGGACCGCTTGGCAGATGCCGCTCAAACAACAGGTGATTTCGCTTCTAAACAGTATACGAAACTGGCCAAGGAAGCTGAATCGGTATCTGATGGGCCGCGGGTTAGATAA
- a CDS encoding CsbD family protein, translating into MEKAKYKAKEEQVKGSLKETAGKITGNKEKEIEGKSEKLSGKAKEKAIKAKKVISDAADEKLTAKNKKEEK; encoded by the coding sequence ATGGAAAAAGCAAAATATAAGGCAAAAGAAGAGCAAGTTAAAGGATCTCTGAAAGAAACAGCCGGGAAAATAACCGGGAATAAAGAAAAAGAGATTGAAGGAAAGTCAGAGAAACTTTCCGGTAAAGCCAAAGAAAAAGCCATAAAGGCTAAAAAAGTAATTAGTGATGCAGCAGATGAAAAACTGACAGCAAAAAATAAAAAAGAGGAGAAATAA
- a CDS encoding Asp23/Gls24 family envelope stress response protein: MADTVLTGKSSQQTYKKTHLKGNIIYSDKVIEKIIGKSLKSVSGLLAFSGGFFSDLKNKVVNSDDMTEGVDVEVGTKQVAANLRIVVEYGKDIPDIVKQIKKVVQQEVAKMTHLDVIEVNVEVVDTRTLDEFEADSVTVQDRVTEAGKTTGKFVEEQAVKTKQTLSESAETSDRSHLQ; this comes from the coding sequence ATGGCAGATACAGTATTAACTGGCAAAAGCAGCCAGCAAACTTATAAGAAAACACACCTAAAAGGCAATATTATCTACAGCGACAAAGTCATTGAAAAAATTATTGGAAAGTCTTTAAAAAGCGTCTCAGGACTCTTGGCTTTCAGCGGTGGTTTTTTCTCCGACCTAAAGAATAAAGTTGTCAACAGTGATGATATGACGGAAGGTGTTGATGTGGAAGTGGGAACTAAGCAGGTTGCAGCAAATCTGCGTATTGTTGTTGAGTACGGCAAGGATATCCCAGATATCGTTAAACAGATTAAAAAAGTTGTGCAGCAGGAAGTGGCTAAAATGACACATTTAGATGTCATCGAAGTCAATGTTGAAGTGGTTGATACCAGAACATTAGATGAGTTTGAAGCCGATTCCGTCACTGTTCAGGACCGTGTGACAGAGGCTGGAAAAACGACAGGCAAGTTTGTTGAAGAGCAGGCTGTAAAGACAAAACAGACGCTTTCAGAATCTGCTGAAACAAGTGACAGGTCCCATCTGCAGTAA